One window of Microaerobacter geothermalis genomic DNA carries:
- the spoVS gene encoding stage V sporulation protein SpoVS, giving the protein MEVLKVSAKSNPNSVAGALAGVLRERGAAEIQAIGAGALNQAVKAVAIARGFVAPSGVDLICIPAFTDIMIDGEERTAIKLIVEPR; this is encoded by the coding sequence ATGGAAGTATTAAAAGTTTCAGCAAAGTCTAATCCTAACTCTGTTGCAGGTGCCCTTGCCGGTGTGCTCCGTGAACGCGGTGCAGCTGAAATTCAAGCGATAGGTGCAGGGGCACTTAATCAAGCAGTGAAAGCAGTAGCGATTGCAAGAGGGTTTGTTGCGCCGAGCGGTGTTGACCTTATCTGTATTCCAGCTTTCACAGACATTATGATCGATGGGGAAGAACGGACAGCCATCAAATTAATCGTAGAACCAAGATAA